The following DNA comes from Balneolales bacterium ANBcel1.
GATCCGTCCGTTTTTAAAACTTTGATTTTCATCTGTTTGATTTTTCAGATTGATAATATCAGATGGAACATCCTTCACCCTGAATAGGGGAGGGAGTATTCAGGTGTAACATCACACTTTTTCACCCGCCGGGCAGATGTTGTAATCATCTTATCAATTATGATACTTCATGGTTATAAACTTCAACGAGCCGGTTTTTGGGTCCGGGAATAGCGCCTTTGATCAGAATCAAATTTGAGTCGGGCACTATTTTCAGTACGGGCAGCCTTTTGATTTTCACACGGCTGTTACCGGTCCGGCCGGCCATCTTAATCCCTTTGAACACCTTGGACGGATCCGATGCCTGTCCGATTGATCCAGGAGCGCGTTCCCGGTTGTGCTGACCGTGTGTGCGGCCACCGACTCCGGAGAAACCGTGACGTTTAACCACACCCTGAAAACCTTTTCCCTTTGAGATACCCACAACATCCACATAGGTATTTTCACGGAAAACATCTTCGACTTTGAGTACATCCCCGACCTTGGCACCCTCAGGCACAAAGTCGCGCATTTCACGTACATAGCGTTTCGGAGACGTATTTGCCTTGGCAAAATGACCACGCAATGCCTTGCTCACCAGCTTTTCACGCTTGTCAACCGTGGCTATCTGAGTGGCATCGTATCCGTCAACTTCCATCGATTTGATCTGTGTGATCACACACGGTTCGATTTCCACAACCGTCACGGGTACATTATTTCCGGCATCATCAAAAATGCTGGTCATCCCGACTTTTTTTCCAATTAATCCAGTCATCGCAATTAGGAACTGATATCCTTATTAAACTTTGATTTCCACATCAACGCCGGAAGGTAACTCCAGCTTCATCAGCGCGTCCACGGTTTGAGAACCGGTGGAGAGAATATCGATCAGACGCTTGTGGGATCGAGATTCAAACTGCTCACGTGATTTTTTATTGACGTGTGGTGAACGATTTACTGTAAAGATCTTCTTGGCCGTCGGAAGTGGAATTGGTCCAGAAACGACAGCACCGGTAGATTTTACAGTTTTAATGATTTTTTCAGCTGATTTGTCGATCAGGTTGTGATCGTAGGATTTCAGCTTTATTCGAATTTTTTGTTGGGTAGCCACTTACGTATCGGGTT
Coding sequences within:
- the rplC gene encoding 50S ribosomal protein L3; translated protein: MTGLIGKKVGMTSIFDDAGNNVPVTVVEIEPCVITQIKSMEVDGYDATQIATVDKREKLVSKALRGHFAKANTSPKRYVREMRDFVPEGAKVGDVLKVEDVFRENTYVDVVGISKGKGFQGVVKRHGFSGVGGRTHGQHNRERAPGSIGQASDPSKVFKGIKMAGRTGNSRVKIKRLPVLKIVPDSNLILIKGAIPGPKNRLVEVYNHEVS
- the rpsJ gene encoding 30S ribosomal protein S10, with amino-acid sequence MATQQKIRIKLKSYDHNLIDKSAEKIIKTVKSTGAVVSGPIPLPTAKKIFTVNRSPHVNKKSREQFESRSHKRLIDILSTGSQTVDALMKLELPSGVDVEIKV